In the Podospora bellae-mahoneyi strain CBS 112042 chromosome 4, whole genome shotgun sequence genome, one interval contains:
- a CDS encoding hypothetical protein (EggNog:ENOG503PNZM), which yields MRFLPLLPLLGLTTATAITAPRATTGTETSLEPYQFRALNPRGTVRLSDLLNPLIGFLECSQGDATVQLLCRVVAAKVNDALAANNIKIDRSGLLFQYNDPTNVKIDTGHSCTVTAEITGTQANAKLLAEAGIKFSGNPISLSNPGIFVADLPIELWARADIKQKFGARVLGKCIGAGSDSFNAAGSLATRAQLAILFTFAPAPLKRDAAGNYILTIRPITKVAAQFSDTNIKFNISGVSFLNGLVTAILGSTSSILKAVTHLFKGDSLKAVWNDILRSVIDITAGTLLATPFDLLDNLVEMLAKSVIEEKTQALNTAYSGELEKALRAKVSQALGLNANGERSFTLKKDIVELVAILGERSPDLWLPDKPANFCSSDAQCDDGRYCNGVEKCVNEVCIGGFEPCTRLDAICVESTKTCRIQPPRCGTGRCQIPRDAGELAEIEAY from the coding sequence ATGAGATTTCTTCCATTGCTTCCCCTTCTGGGGCTGACAACCGCCACAGCAATCACTGCGCCCCGTGCTACCACCGGCACAGAAACCTCCCTCGAGCCCTATCAGTTCCGCGCCCTCAACCCCCGCGGCACTGTCCGTCTTTctgacctcctcaaccccctcatcggTTTCTTGGAGTGTTCACAAGGCGATGCCACTGTTCAGCTACTCTGCCGCGTCGTCGCCGCCAAGGTGAACGATGCGCTCGCTGCAAACAACATCAAGATTGACCGAAGCGGTCTTCTGTTCCAATACAACGACCCCACCAACGTCAAAATTGACACTGGCCATTCCTGCACGGTCACGGCCGAGATCACTGGCACCCAAGCCAATGCCAAGCTCCTCGCCGAGGCCGGCATCAAGTTCTCGGGTAATCCCATCTCCCTATCCAACCCCGGCATCTTCGtcgccgacctccccatcgAGCTTTGGGCGCGCGCCGATATCAAGCAAAAGTTCGGGGCTAGGGTCCTGGGTAAGTGCATCGGCGCTGGTTCCGACTCGTTCAACGCAGCTGGCTCTCTGGCCACCCGTGCTCAACTTgccatcctcttcaccttcGCACCTGCCCCCCTCAAACGCGATGCGGCAGGCAACtacatcctcaccatccgTCCCATCACCAAGGTTGCTGCCCAATTCAGCGACACGAACATCAAGTTCAACATCAGCGGGGTGTCCTTCCTTAACGGTCTTGTCACGGCCATCCTGGGTAGCACATCCAGTATCCTCAAGGCGGTAACCCACCTCTTCAAGGGTGACTCCCTCAAGGCAGTTTGGAATGACATCCTCCGGTCGGTTATCGATATTACTGCCGGCACGCTGCTCGCCACTCCGTTTGATCTTCTTGATAACCTTGTCGAGATGCTCGCTAAAAGTGTGATCGAGGAAAAGACCCAAGCACTTAACACCGCCTACAGCGGTGAGCTTGAGAAGGCTCTCAGGGCCAAGGTCTCGCAGGCACTCGGACTGAACGCCAATGGGGAGAGGTCATTCACCTTGAAGAAGGATATTGTTGAGTTGGTTGCCATCTTGGGCGAGAGGAGTCCCGATCTCTGGCTTCCCGACAAGCCTGCCAATTTCTGTTCGTCCGACGCCCAGTGTGACGATGGCAGATACTGCAACGGCGTCGAGAAGTGTGTGAACGAGGTTTGTATCGGCGGGTTCGAGCCGTGCACGAGACTTGATGCCATCTGCGTCGAGTCGACTAAGACTTGCCGAATCCAGCCGCCGCGGTGCGGAACTGGGAGGTGCCAGATCCCCCGAGATGCGGGCGAGTTGGCTGAGATTGAGGCATACTAG
- a CDS encoding hypothetical protein (EggNog:ENOG503NYH8; COG:S) produces MWQALVPEEMQKADPGRRSFCLEEERGVDTLTRDQVQNSFTSPKEAMGLVPRVHLVRASRTVAEIRAMDGPQLEDAFVEALKICGGPFVARNKPVVAGLILDSHFDAKRKRVLGHAARGRYDPDGLSLAMFGSHLTYAWPRFMDEIPDCLLDTKPSGDSVDGRSCSPLWQTCAVGQRDFFYQVLTAFGAKTEQSRRVDDIAEWPMAFLGSCHGEKHAGCQRLWDRAWDVSVYGHLRDLLFLRASRPHFRVPGDKSTLFCLDPPVIEISGTFEKAVVTISSTTGIKHFSTEQGPWPSASFVKCSPGLWKAVLDKECIARSVHKTWGIKVLAGNGLETEVQNVWAHLHPATVFTLPGRRGITIEKKSVGPRGGAPVSGSTGWRAMLKKKDSGGKVVRATKLALHVGDALDGAMLYYSDGTFVTCGQPGKIPGGHQRRCIGLRKGVEIKCVAVTRMERSWWPLVGLRVWMGDGRGMGALNARHHGGKNTEFLVPGKGRRIVGLFGRHGGVGGLCSEFGIITAPEGVRLPEEVYDETKWEVVDGEEQVGDDRKREAEKEGKDGGRRAKRRKAEVSESCFEIGVS; encoded by the coding sequence ATGTGGCAGGCTCTCGTTCCAGAAGAGATGCAAAAGGCAGATCCCGGCCGCCGCTCGTTttgcttggaggaggagaggggggtggataCGCTCACCCGAGATCAGGTCCAAAACTCTTTCACCTCACCCAAAGAGGCGATGGGCTTGGTCCCGCGTGTGCACCTTGTCCGTGCTAGCAGGACAGTGGCGGAAATTCGTGCTATGGATGGGCCACAACTGGAAGACGCGTTTGTCGAAGCCCTCAAGATCTGCGGCGGACCGTTCGTTGCCAGAAACAAACCTGTTGTTGCCGGCCTCATTCTAGATTCCCACTTTGACGCGAAGCGGAAACGGGTCCTGGGGCATGCAGCAAGAGGGAGATACGACCCGGATGGTCTGTCGCTTGCCATGTTCGGAAGTCACCTCACGTACGCTTGGCCCAGGTTCATGGATGAGATCCCCGATTGCTTGCTGGATACCAAACCATCTGGCGATTCAGTAGACGGCCGGTCTTGCTCCCCCTTGTGGCAAACCTGCGCCGTGGGCCAGCGAGACTTTTTCTATCAAGTCCTGACGGCATTTGGCGCCAAGACTGAACAGTCCAGGCGGGTGGATGATATCGCTGAGTGGCCCATGGCCTTCCTCGGGTCTTGTCATGGCGAAAAGCATGCCGGGTGTCAACGTCTGTGGGATCGCGCCTGGGATGTTTCCGTCTACGGTCACCTCCGCGATCTGCTCTTCCTTCGCGCCTCCCGACCTCACTTCCGCGTCCCGGGCGACAAAAGCACCCTCTTTTGCCTTGACCCGCCTGTCATTGAGATATCTGGCACGTTTGAGAAAGCTGTTGTTACGATTTCCTCCACCACGGGGATCAAACACTTCAGCACGGAGCAGGGGCCATGGCCTTCGGCCTCGTTTGTGAAGTGTAGCCCTGGCCTGTGGAAAGCGGTGCTTGACAAGGAGTGTATTGCGAGAAGCGTGCACAAGACATGGGGCATAAAGGTTCTGGCGGGGAATGGGCTGGAGACAGAGGTGCAGAATGTTTGGGCACATTTACACCCCGCCACGGTTTTCACTCTCCCGGGGCGGAGGGGCATTACCattgagaagaagagtgTTGGTCCGCGGGGTGGTGCTCCTGTTTCGGGATCAACAGGCTGGAGGGcgatgttgaagaagaaagactcgggtgggaaggtggtgagggctACAAAGTTGGCGCTGCATGTTGGTGATGCGCTTGACGGTGCCATGTTGTATTATTCTGACGGGACGTTCGTGACATGCGGACAACCAGGGAAGATACCGGGCGGTCACCAAAGAAGGTGTATTGGTCTCAGAAAGGGAGTGGAGATCAAATGTGTAGCTGTGACAAGAATggagaggagctggtggcCTTTGGTTGGGCTGAGGGTGTggatgggtgatgggagggggatgggtgcGCTGAATGCACGGCATCATGGAGGGAAGAATACCGAATTTCTTGTCCcagggaaggggaggaggattgttggtttgtttggaCGGCATGGAGgtgtgggggggttgtgtaGTGAGTTTGGGATTATCACTGCgccggagggggtgaggttgccggaggaggtgtaTGATGAAACGAAGTGGGAGGTGGTAGATGGGGAGGAACAGGTGGGAGACGAtaggaagagggaggctgaaaaggaggggaaggatggaGGTCGTCGggcaaagagaagaaaggcTGAGGTGAGTGAATCGTGTTTTGAGATAGGCGTGAGTTGA